In Stanieria sp. NIES-3757, the DNA window AAAGACGCGATATATCGCGTCTCTACTAGCTTTAAACTTGTAGTACTGATTTTTCTTCCTCTAAATCTTGAAATAAAGGTGTACTGAGATAACGTTCGCCAAAACTAGGTTGAATCATCACAATCAGCTTGCCAGCATTTTCAGGGCGTTTAGCTACTTTGATTGCTGCATAAAGGGCAGCGCCAGAGGAAATACCTGACAAAATTCCTTCTTCTCTGGCTAAACGACGACTATAGTGAAAAGCTTCTTCATTGGTAGTCGTAATTACTTCATCAATTAAATCTAAATTAAGAACTTCAGGTACAAAACCTGCCCCAATTCCCTGAATTTTATGAGAACCAGCATTACCACCAGAAAGCACAGGGCTACCAGTTGGTTCAACTGCGATCGCTTTAAATTCTGGTTTTCTTGCTTTGATTACTTCTGCTACTCCTGTAATTGTTCCGCCTGTACCTACTCCAGCAATGAGAATATCAACTTCTCCGTCAGTGTCTGTCCAAATTTCTTCAGCAGTAGTCAAGCGGTGAATTTCTGGATTGGCTGGATTATTAAATTG includes these proteins:
- the cysK gene encoding cysteine synthase, translating into MKNKVQSFFTNNHINFDMRIANNITELVGRTPLVRLNRIPFSEGCLAQIVVKLESMNPAASVKDRIGVNMINAAEKAGLIFPGRTILVEPTSGNTGIALAMAAAAKGYQLILTMPESMSLERRLMLKGYGAKLELTPAKEGMKGAISKAAELVDSIPNAYMLQQFNNPANPEIHRLTTAEEIWTDTDGEVDILIAGVGTGGTITGVAEVIKARKPEFKAIAVEPTGSPVLSGGNAGSHKIQGIGAGFVPEVLNLDLIDEVITTTNEEAFHYSRRLAREEGILSGISSGAALYAAIKVAKRPENAGKLIVMIQPSFGERYLSTPLFQDLEEEKSVLQV